Proteins encoded in a region of the Candidatus Methanomethylophilaceae archaeon genome:
- a CDS encoding kinase, with translation MDGIHYSARAPLRIGLAGGGTDVDPYATEKGGVVFNATINKYTYCTLIPRADGKRTARSSFYGNFRADLANGPFVLDGNLDIVNVVADHFGIDSGFDAIMQSEVPPGSGLGGSSTVMVSIISAFSEWTGHRISAKDMAKLAFDLERKKLGLKGGRQDQYAAVFGGFNLMKFNGDNAEIESVRVGKDVVDELQARTLLCYTGATRSSGDIIDSQMKAFVKGDNEKALDESKRIASEMANAIGRGEITLAGKLLRESWQFKKQFSNKISNSTIDSMYESALKAGAIGGKVSGAGGGGFMFFICDYDRKYKVAEALQDANEKAIVTDFMFEPHGATSWRYPNE, from the coding sequence ATGGATGGGATACATTACAGTGCCAGAGCCCCATTAAGAATAGGTTTGGCGGGAGGAGGAACGGACGTTGACCCCTATGCTACCGAAAAAGGCGGCGTAGTCTTCAACGCTACGATTAATAAGTACACCTATTGCACGCTTATTCCTAGGGCCGATGGCAAGAGGACTGCCAGATCATCATTTTACGGCAATTTCAGAGCCGATCTGGCGAATGGCCCATTCGTTCTCGATGGGAACCTTGACATAGTGAACGTGGTTGCCGATCATTTCGGCATAGACAGCGGATTCGACGCCATAATGCAATCGGAAGTGCCGCCCGGATCTGGCCTCGGGGGATCTTCCACCGTCATGGTATCCATAATCTCCGCTTTCTCCGAATGGACCGGCCACAGGATCTCCGCAAAGGACATGGCAAAGCTGGCGTTCGATCTCGAGAGGAAGAAGCTCGGGTTAAAAGGCGGCCGCCAGGATCAATACGCTGCCGTCTTCGGCGGATTCAATCTGATGAAATTCAACGGCGACAACGCTGAAATAGAGAGCGTGCGCGTCGGCAAGGACGTGGTGGACGAGCTCCAAGCCCGCACCCTTCTCTGCTACACCGGGGCGACCCGCAGTTCCGGAGACATAATCGATTCCCAGATGAAAGCGTTCGTCAAAGGGGACAACGAAAAGGCTCTGGACGAATCCAAAAGGATCGCATCTGAGATGGCCAATGCCATCGGCAGGGGAGAAATCACCCTCGCAGGAAAGCTTCTCCGCGAGTCATGGCAGTTCAAGAAGCAGTTCTCCAACAAAATCTCTAACAGCACGATCGATTCCATGTACGAATCGGCCCTGAAAGCGGGCGCCATAGGCGGCAAAGTCTCCGGCGCGGGCGGAGGGGGATTCATGTTCTTCATATGCGATTACGACCGCAAGTATAAGGTCGCAGAAGCCCTGCAGGATGCTAACGAGAAGGCCATCGTCACGGATTTCATGTTCGAGCCGCACGGTGCGACTTCTTGGAGGTATCCG